In Thermococcus gorgonarius, the genomic window GTGCCTTGGCTGTCTCAAGCGGGTAGGGAATACCGAGCATCTTCGCGTCGAGCTCTTCCTCCATCTTCAGGCCGCACTCCTCCTCGCCGCACCACGGAATCTCAACGATTCCGCGCCTGTCCTCGAAGACGGCTTTTGCTTCCTCAATCGTGTCGACGCGCTTGATGTGGCTTTCGAGGAACTCCTTGGCGCGGTTGTAGAGGTTCTCCATTATCTCGTCGAAGGTTCTCCTGACGGCCTCGACTATCTCCGCCCTCCCAACGACTTCCTTTGTGAGGGTGTCGCGCCTAGCTATGACGGCTTTTCTGCCTTCAACGTCCTTTGGACCGACCTCTATCCTCACTGGAACGCCCTTCAGCTCCCAATCGTAGTACTTCCTGCCGGGCCTTATGTCCCTCTCGTCGACGTGGACGCGGATTCCGGCGTTTCTGAGTTCTTCAGCTATCTCCCTCGCGTAGGCGAAGACGTCAACGCTGGCGTCCTTCTTTGGAATCGGTACTATAACCACCTGTATCGGCGCTATCGTCGGCGGGAGAACCATGCCGTTGTCGTCGCCGTGTATGGCTATAACCGCGGCGAGAAGCCTCTCGCTCATTCCGAAGGTCGTCTGGTGGACGTATTCGTGCTCTCCCGTCTCGGTCTCATACTGTATGTTGTAGGCCTTGGCGAAGTTCTGGCGGTAGTTGTGCATAGTCCCTATCTGGAGCGTTCTGCCGTCGGGCATCATGACCTCAGCACCGAGGGAGTAGTAAGCCCCCGGGAACTTGTCCCACTCGGGCCTCTTCGAGACTATGTAGGGCAGGGCGAGGAACTTGGCAAGCCTCTCGAATATCTCAAGGTCTTCTCTTATCTGCCTCTCAGCGTCCTCATAGCTGTCGTGGGCGGTGTGGGCTTCAAAGAAGCGGCTTATCTCCCTGACGCGGATGAGCGGCCTGGTGTGCTTGGTTTCGTACCTGTAAACGTTAACTATCTGGTAGATTTTGAAGGGCAGGTCGGCGTGCGACCTTATCCAGAGCGAGAACATGGAGTACATCGCCGTCTCGCTCGTTGGCCTGAGGATGAGCCTGACGTCAAGCGGGTCCAGACCCGCGTGTGTAACCCAGTAAACCTCGTCCTCGAAGCCCTTTATGTGTTCTGCCTCCTTCTGAAACTCGGTCTCAGGGATTAAAGCCGGGAAGAGCACCTCTTCGTGGCCTGTTCTGGCCATCTCCTCGTGGATGAACCTCTCTATGTTGCGCATGATTTTAAGGCCGTAGGGAAGCCATATGTTCATTCCCTTGACCGGGTAGCGCTTGTCCTGGATTCCAGCGGTTTCGATAAGCTCGTTATACCATTCGCTGAAATTCTCGCTCCACTTTTCCCTCTTAACTTTGCCCGTCATCTGCACCACCTAGCCGTTGGACGTAAAAGCCGTTTATTAAGTTTTTTCCAAATCTAAAGTAAGGATGTGAAGGAAAAGCTCAGAACTTCAGAACCCTTGCCAGAACTATCAGCGGGTCCCAAACCGGCGCGAAGGGGGGCGCATAAGCCAAGTCGGTAAAGAAGGCATCCTTCGTTGTGAAGCCAGCGGTGAGCATCGCCGCGGCCGTGTCTATCCTTGGTAGTATCTCAGCACCGACAGCCTGGACGCCGAGGAGCCTGTTGGTCTCGTTGTCAACAACTCCCTTTAGCCAGATTTCTCTGGCCCCCGGGTAGTAGTGGGGCTTCGTATTGGCTTTTATGAAAGCAGTCCTGACGTCGTAGCCTTCCTTTATTGCTTCGGCCTCAGTGAGGCCCGTCTTGCCTATCTCAAGGTCGAGGAACTTGGTTATGCTCGTTCCAAGCACTCCGGGGAAGTGTATCTCCTTCCCGGCTATGTTGCTTCCGGCCACGTAACCCATCTTGTTCCCGGGCGGTGCGAGGGGTATCCACACGCGCCTACCGGTTATTAGGTGCTTCGTCTCTGCCACATCACCAGCCGCATAAACGTTCTCAACGCTCGTCTGCATCTTCTCGTTCGTCCATATCGCGCCGGTCTCGCCTATCCTGACGCCCAGTTCTCTGGCCAGCTCGGTGTTCGGCTTTATCCCTGTGGCAACTATGACGAGGTCCGCTTTATACTCCCCGGCGTCGGTGATGACCTTCTCGACCCTTCCGTCGCCCTCAAAGCGCATGGTGAGCTCCTCTAGGCGGAGGTTGAGGTTGGCCTTAAGCTTCTCCTCGACTATGTCCGTAATCTCCTTGTCGAAGGTCTTCCTGAGGATCCTCTCGCTCCTGCCGATGAGGGTCACGTTCTTGCCCCTAGCGACGAAAGCCTCGGCCATCTCAAGGGCGATGTAGCCGGTTCCGATGACGACCACGTCCCTGACGTCGTACTTTTCCATATACTCGGTTATTGCGACCGCATCGGGGGGCAGGTCGGCGGTGAAAACACCCGGAAGGTCTATGCCCTCTATCGCCGGAACTTGGGGAGAGGCACCGTTGGCAAAGACGAGGTAATCCCACTCGTAGGTGTGCTCCCCGTCGGGCTCCCTCACGCGGACATTCCCCTGCTCGACCTCAATGACTTCTGCTTTCATGTGAAGGTCAATACCGCGCTTCTTGATGAAGACCTCTGGAGGGTAATGCATCAGCTTTTCCTTTGGTGAAATTCCCTCAACGACGTAGGGAATGCCGCAGGGGGCGTGGCTTACCCACTCAGTGGCTTCAAACACTTTGACGTCCCACTCGGGCCTGAGTCTTTTAACACGGGATGCCGCGCTCATTCCAGCTGCTCCACCGCCTATGATAACCACCGTTTTCTTCATCCCGTACCACCACAAAAGGTTCAAAACCCGGGGTTAAAAATTTGCCTCAGGTCTTTCTCAGGATCACCTCGTAGGTTTTGTCGCCCTTCATGATGCTGAGAACAAGGCTCTTGTCATAGTCCACGAACTTGGCTCCTGTTAGGGAGTAGCCTTCCTTTTTGAGGAACTCCTTGAACTTCAGTCCAAGGTCTCCAAAGAGTTCGGCCGCTAGAGTTGCGAGGCTGGGTTCTTCAATCTTCAACTCCGTATGGTACTTGCGGGCAAGCTCAAAGACGTCTGGCTCATCCACCATTGCAACCACCATTGTAAATTTATCCACAAACCTTTTTATTCCCTTCCCACATACCACAACCTCGGCTGGTGAGGTGGTGAAAATGAAGTTCTGTCCGAAGTGTGGGAACCTCATGCTCCCCGACAGAAAGAAAAAAGTGTGGGTTTGTCGCGTTTGCGGTTATGAGGAATCCTTTGACGAAGAAAAGGACAGGGAGAAGACAAAGATTACCCAGAAGGTCGAGCACAAACCCGACGAGGAAATCGTTGTCATCGAGCAGGACGTCAAGACCTTGCCGACCACCAAGGTTACCTGCCCCAAGTGCGGTAACGATACTGCCTACTGGTGGGAGCTTCAGACGAGGGCTGGAGATGAGCCGAGTACGATATTCTACAAGTGTACCAAATGCGGCCACGTATGGAGGTCCTACGAGTGAAGGACATTGAAAGGGAAGTCCTTCTAAGGCTTGCAAAAAAGGCGTTGAAAGAACTGGATGAGGCCTACCTTAGAGTACCCGATTTGGATAACGGAAAAGCTTATTTATTCAGGGGGAAAGAGAGAGTTAGGCTGATGCTCAAAATCCTGGAGTCTACGAACAGGGGGGATGAAGATGCCGTTTGAGATAGTTTTTGATGGTGCTAAGGAGTTTGCAGACCTTATAGCCACTGCCAGCAACCTAATTGACGAGGCAGCTTTTAAGGTAACTGAGGAAGGAATAAGCATGCGTGCCATGGATCCCAGCAGAGTGGTTCTAATAGACCTTAATCTGCCGGAGAGCATTTTCTCCAAGTATGAGGTCGAGGAGCCTGAAACCATAGGCGTAAACATGGACCACTTCAAGAAGATCCTCAAAAGAGGAAAGAGCAAGGACACCCTCATACTCAGGAAGGGGGATGAAAACTTCCTTGAGATAACCTTTGAAGGAACTGCAAAAAGAACCTTCCGCCTTCCCCTCATAGACGTTGAAGAACTCGAGCTTGACCTTCCGGAGCTTCCATTCACTGCCAAGGTTGTTCTCCTTGGCGAAGTCTTAAAAGAAGCCATAAAAGACGCTTCACTCGTTAGTGATGCCCTCAAATTCATAGCGACTGAAAACGAATTCACGATGAAGGCTGAGGGAGAGACCAACGAGGTTGAGATAAGGCTCACCCTTGAGGATGAAGGCTTGCTTGACCTGGAAGTCCAGGAAGAAACCAAGAGCGCCTATGGAATAAGTTATCTGGCCGATATGGTCAAGGGCATCGGAAAGGCCGATGAGGTCACACTGAGGTTCGGCAATGAGATGCCCCTCCAGATGGACTACTACATCAGGGACGAAGGAAAGCTTACATTCCTCCTCGCTCCGCGCGTAGAGGAGTGACTTCCAAATTCTAACTTTTTTGGTGGTTGGCGATGGACATCATTAAGCTCAGAGAGATGCTGGAGGAGGAGCTCTCGAAGCCAGAACTAGTCAGGATCGATGAATCTTTTTACGTTGATTTCGACAGCCTGATAAAGGCCCTTCACCTAGGGGCCGAGAGCTCCCGGGAGAGGGGAGAAAACTTAGAAGAGGCCATATACCTTGAGCAGCTCAAGATAGCCGAGGGGCTGATGAGGGAAATAATACGGTTGAGACTTCACAAGCTCGTTGATGCGGTCTTTTCTGGAAGTTTTAGCCCCGGTGAGCTGGTTGAGGAGGAAAGGAAACTATTCCTGATTCTGAAGGCTTTTGTGGAAAGGAAGGACTTTGGAAAAGGTGTCCAGCCCCAGAAACAGGTGGAAGAAACGGAGAAAAAAGCTGATCTGGGCTCGGAAATAGTCAGTAAGGAAAGCTCTCAGAAAACAAGAATTCGTACTGCTTACATAGTCTCTGCTGATTTACCGTCAATTCTGGACGAAAATCTCAGAGAACACGGGCCAGTAACCGCTGGGGACCTCGTGGTGCTTCCCGAGAGCATTGGCGAGGTTCTCGTTAAAAGAGGCGTCGCTAGAAGAGTCAGCATTCTTTGAAACATAAAAACCTGAGAAAAGAAAGAAAGGTTCAGCCGAACCTCTCCAGGAACATCTGAAGTATCTTGTTGGCCTTCTTCTCAAAGATGTAGGCCAGCTTCATGTAGTACGCTGCCCTGTTGTGGTACCTGCTCGCGAGGTTGAGGATCATGGTTCTGATGGGCTCGGGAATTGCTGACTGGACAAGTGCGGTGAGGTTCTCGTAAAGCTGGGTCTCCTCGTTGTATAGGTTCTCCCAGTACTGGTACTTAGACATCACGTCTATCTGGCTAAGGGTGAACGTCTTCTCGACGTCCTGGTAGTTCGGGTTTATGACCCCGATCCTGAGGGTGTCATGAGGTCCGCGCGGTGTGTAGTAGAACTCCAGTATTCCGTCGTTGGTGTAATAGATCTGGTCGTTGACTATGACCTTGCTCTCTCCGATTACCGGTGTCATGTTCTGGGCATCGAGGAGGAGCACCTTGATCTTGGTTGGCTCACCGGTAACTACCTGTCCTTCTGCGTAGGCCATCACGACCATCTTTGGCAGTCCTGCCTGGACTACAACCGGGGCGTAGTCGAGTACTTCGCCGGTTGAGCTGTCCTTGACGCCGATGACACCGAGGTATGTTCCGCTCTCGTTGACATTGATCTTAACTGATGCATACGTGATACTGTTGTTGACCACTGGGGCAGTGCTCGGGCTTACCTTGATGTTGCCGTTGTCTCCGAGGATCTGGTAGTAGAAGATGTAGTGGATCGGGTCGTAGCCAACGGTATCGTAGCCGTAAACTGCTATGAGGTAGTATCCTGGCTCTGGCATGAACTTCTCGAAGACCTCGTCGCTGGTCGGGCCGATCTGGTCGGTGTAGACTGTATAGTTGGTGAAGTTCATGAGGTCTTCATAGGTCGGGAAGTAGTACACGTAGAGGTCGAGGTCGGCGTTCGGGTCTTCTGGCTGGGTTATGCCGACGCGGAAGTAGTAGTCGCTTTCTGTAATGGGTATGGCACCTATGACATCGAAGTCGTCCTGGCTGACGTTCCTTATCATGCCATAGACCTGGTCGAGTCTGCCCATACCGAGTCCGTAGAGTTCTGCCTGGAAGGTTCCGTAGTTGGTGTTCTTAACCGTGATTGCAGAGTGAATAATTCCCGGAGAGTCCATGTCGGTTATTATCTTCTCGGGCTGTATGGTCACTCCAACGGTCTCGACGCTTATGGTGTAGTGGGACTCGTTGTAGCCAGTTCTGGGCTTTGTGAAGGTGCAGGTGTAGGCGGTTATCTCCCAGGTGCCGGGTTCTGGGTTCTTGATAACCCAGGTGTACTCCGGCAGGCCAGGACCAACGAAGTAGTAACCTGGGACGTATTCTGCTACAACTGCACCTTCGGGTCTCGCTATCATGAGGGTTGTCCTGCCCATGGGAGTTCCGTTCTCGTCGAGCGGTACCCTGAGGGTAACGCGGAGCTCCTTGGTTCCAGGAGCGACCTGGTAGAAGTAGTGCTTAGCAACACCTGGCAGAGCGGTGTCACTGAGTGAAGCCTTGTTCTGTCCGTTCATGTTCATTGGCAGGTCGACTATGACCGGGATGAATCCGTCGATGTAGCTGGTCTCGGGGTCATCGATGTACACGAAGCCAACGTAGATGTGGCCGGGCTGGAGCTTGGAGTAGTCTATCTGAATTGAGAAGCTTCCGAAGGTTTCTCCTCCGGCTATTACAGTGTCAACGTTGGGAATGATCCAATCGTCGCTTGTGCTTATGTGGTAGGCTTTTTCGACCGCAACTGGTGATAATCCAAGGCCGTTCTCGTATTCCATCGGGTAGAAGTAGAGCGGAACTCCTGCCGGGAATTCGTTCCTGATGTAGACACCGCGGTAGAGGTAAGGCATGTCGTAGAGACCGTAGAAGTAGCTGTTGTACTCGATGTAGTCCGGGCTTATGGGTATCTCCTTCTCCTCGAGGTCGTTCCTGAAGCCTGTGAAGGTGGTTCCGCCGTAAATGTAGGTGGTCTTCTCCGCGCTGAGGTTCTGGAGGACGGCTATTGCACTGTCAACATGTATCAGTCCGAAGCCCTGGTCGACTGGAGTGGCCTCCTGGACTGGAACTGCACTCATCTCAAGGGCGCGCTTTATCATTATCGGGTTGTAGGTCAGGTTGTGCTGCTTGGCGTAGCTTATGAGGAGCGCCACAGCACCGCTGACGTGGGGAGTTGCCATTGAGGTTCCGTCCCATATTCCATAATATTCGTACGGATCCTGGTCAAGTACGGTGTACCAGAGCGGGAGACTTGAGAATATCCTTTCACCCGGTGCTATGACGTCCGGGTCGAGAAGGCCGTCCATCCTCGGTCCCCTGCTAGAGAAGCTTGCCACAGTGTCGGCAACGCCGTCAGCACCGTAGAAGATGCTCCAGCGCTGGCTTGAGCGGAACGCACCGACTGTTATGACGAGGTCGCTGTCACCGGGGCATGGACCGTGTTAGTGGTTGGCCCCTCGTTTCCAGCGGCGATGGCGAAGGTGACGCCGAACAGGTCTGTTATCAGGTTGGCGTAGAATATTTCTGGGTTCTCCAGACCGTCGTTTATCTCCCCGCCTCCACCGAGGGACATGCTTATGACGTCGGCACCGTTTAGGGCGGCGTAGAACATTCCATTAATTATCCAGCTCGTCCTTCCAAAGCCCTGTTCACCTGGGAGAACCTTGACCTCTATGAGCTGGGCGTTTGGTGCCATTCCGTAGGTTCCGTTGAAGACCGGGTCAGTTGGAAGGCCCACCCCGGCCACTGTACCGCTGACGTGGGTTCCGTGGCCGTGGGCGTCCCACCTGAACATTGCGTAGCTGATTCCCTCTCCGCAGGGTATCGTAAAGAGCGGGTTCTCATCGTTGCTCATGTCGCCTATGTGAACCCTGGCCAGGGCTATGTTCACCTTGGTGGAGTTCACGGTAACGTAGTCCCCGGTGATGTCGTAGAGGGTCATCGGCTGGTCGTCGGTGAAGTCGTTGTTGAGGTTGAGGTCTATGTAAGCAACGAAGTTGCCGCTCTGGTTGACAACGAGAACCGGGTAAACGTCGCTGAGGTCGCCGAAGAGCCCGAGCTCATAGGGATCGTTGGGTGTGCCGTTGAAGTTGTTGAGGTCAAAGTACCTCTCCGGGAGGAGGCCGAGGTAGTACTCGCTTCCGGTTATGTTGCCAACATAGTATGCAGTCATGTTATACTCCGTCACGCTTGGGTGGCCATAGTACATAGCATAAGCGCCCCAGTAAATCGGAACTGTCATGTTGACAACGATGGTGCCGTTTACAGTCTGGGTGGCGACGTAGTAGAGCTGGGCTATTCCCTCGTCGCTGGCGTCGTAGATGTCGATTATCTTCCTCCTGCCGTCGAAGGTAATCTGGAGGAACGGGTGGCCGACGTCAACGCCGGTGTCGAGGACGGCAACTGTAACGTTGTCACCAAAGACCCCGTAGTTCATCCATGCGTCGTAGGCGCGGGTGGTGAAGATGCTGAGGAACATGTCTGGCATCTGCGGGGCTTCCTTCGGTGGTAGAGCCTCGGGCTCCTTGACAGGCTCCGAAAGCTTGACCATCTCGTCCTTCCAGATTCCGATTATTCCGTTGATCTCCTTGAGCTTTGCCAGCTTCTCCCTGGGTATCGTGGCAACTATGAACTGGTACTCGGGCTTGCTTATAGGATCAATCTTGCCAATCTTGGCTATCTCGTTGTAAACTTCCATGGCCTTGTCCCTTGAGGGGGCAATGATCAGCCTAAGCTCCTTTTTCGTCCCCCTTGAGGAACTTGTCGATCTGCTTGTCAACTGGCATTATCTTGTTGCTTGGTTCGTTGATTTGAGTGCTCATCCCTGCAGAAACTATCGGCACTGTGGCCACTGGAACAACGGCCAGGGCCATAATTAAAACAATTAAGACGCTCAGGGTCTTTCTGTTCATGACTAAGGACACTTCCATGCACTTGTGTGCAATAGTGTATCTGTAGTGGGATTATTAAAACTTTTTTCCATGGAGAAATAGGGGCCAAAGAGCGGGTTTAGATTTGCCGATGGACTCTCAATTTAGGGCTCTTTGTGAAGTATTGTGTTCATTGAAAATCTAAAAAGGGCAATATAGGACGTCAACAACCTTGAGGATATCTTGGATACACTAATGCATAGAAAAGAGAATGTTGGCGTTAGAATTCCCGAAATTTTCTCCGGATTAGTCAGATGGAGCTTAAAAAGCTTTTCTCTTCCGACTTTTCAGTTAATTTTAAATAGGGTTTCCATATATCACCTCCGGTAAGTACCTTAAATGGAGGGATAGCCATGAGCGGATACAGGTTTATAAAGTGGTTTGAGGAGCTCGGCAAGGAAGACGTGCCCCTCGTCGGAGGAAAGGGGGCAAACCTCGGAGAACTTACAAAAGCCGGAATTCCGGTTCCACCCGGGTTCTGTGTCACGGCCGAGGCCTACAAGTACTTCGTCGAGAACGTCAAGCTCGAGGACGGCAGGACCCTCCAGGAGTGGATTATGGACATCATAAGCAAGACCAACGTTGATGACTCCAAGCAGCTCCAGGAGAACACCGCCAAGATCAGGCAGAAGATAATCGAGCTCCCGATGCTCCCCGAGATTGCTGAGGAGATCGAGAGGGCCTACAAGGAGCTCAGCCAGAGGTTCAACAAGGACGCCGTTTACGTTGCCGTCCGCTCTTCTGCAACAGCCGAGGACCTTCCGGAGGCTTCCTTCGCCGGCCAGCAGGAGACCTACCTCGACGTCTACGGCGTTGACGACGTCATAGACAAGGTCAAGAAGTGCTGGGCCAGCCTCTGGACTGCTCGCGCTACCTTCTACAGGGCCAAGCAGGGCTTCGACCACAGCAAGGTCTATCTTAGTGCCGTCGTCCAGAAGATGGTCAACAGCGAGAAGAGCGGTGTCATGTTCACCGCCAACCCGGTCACCAACAACAGGAACGAGATAATGATCAACGCCAGCTGGGGCCTCGGTGAGGCCGTCGTCAGCGGTAGCGTCACCCCGGACGAGTACATCGTCGAGAAGGGCACCTGGAAGATAAAGGAGAAATTCATCGCCAAGAAGGAAGTTATGGTCGTCAGGAACCCCGAGACCGGCAAGGGCACCGTCTACGTCAAGGTCGCCGACTACCTTGGCCCCGAGTGGGTTGAGAAGCAGGTTCTCACCGACGAGCAGATCGTTGAGGTCGCCAAGATGGGCGCCAAGATCGAGGAGCACTACGGCTGGCCGCAGGACATCGAGTGGGCATACGACAAGGACGACGGCAAGCTCTACATCGTCCAGAGCAGGCCGATAACCACCCTCAAGGAGGAGGCCAAGGCTGAAGAAGCAGCTGAGGTCGAGGAAGCCGAGGTCATCCTCAAGGGTCTCGGTGCTTCACCTGGCGTTGGCGCTGGCAGGGTCGTAGTCATCTTCGACGCCAGCGAGATCGACAAGGTCAAGGAGGGCGACGTCCTCGTCACCACCATGACCAACCCGGACATGGTTCCGGCCATGAAGAGGGCAAGCGCTATCGTCACCGACGAGGGTGGAAGAACCAGCCACGCCGCCATCGTCAGCCGTGAGCTCGGCATTCCGGCCGTCGTCGGTACCAAGGAAGCCACCAAGAAACTCAAGACCGGTGACTACGTCACCGTTGATGGGACCAGGGGTGTCGTCTACAAGGGCATAGTCAAGAGCCTCGTCGAAAAGAAGGAGGAGCAGAAGGCCACCGGTGGGCAGGTCGTCGTCGCTGGAGCCCCGCTCATCACCGCGACCAAGGTCAAGGTCAACGTCTCAATGCCCGAAGTGGCTGAGAGGGCAGCCGCTACAGGCGCCGACGGTGTCGGTCTCCTCCGCGCTGAGCACATGATACTCAGCATCGGCCAGCACCCGATCAAGTTCATCAAGGAGGGCAAGTTTGACGAGCTCGTCGAGAAGCTCGCCGAGGGCATAAGGACCGTTGCAGCTGCCTTCTACCCGAGGCCGGTCTGGTACAGGACCCTCGACGCCCCGACCAACGAGTTCAAGGAGATGCCTGGCGGAGAGGACGAGCCGGACGAGAGGAACCCGATGCTCGGCTGGCGCGGAATCAGGCGCGGTCTCGACCAGCCAGAGCTCCTCAAGGCCGAGTTCACCGCCATCAAGAAGGTCGTCGAGGAGGGCTACGACAACATCGGCGTTATGCTCCCGCTCGTCGGCCACCCAGAGCAGATCAGGAAGGCCAAGGAGATAGCCCGCTCAGTCGGCCTTGAGCCGCACAAGGACGTCGAGTGGGGAATAATGATCGAGGTTCCAGCTGCTGCTCTCATCATCGAGGACCTCATCAAGGAGGGCATTGACTTCGTCAGCTTCGGTACCAACGACCTCACCCAGTACACCCTCGCCATCGACAGGGACAACGACAGGATAGCTCACCTCTACGACGAGAAGCACCCGGCAGTGCTCAAGCTCATCAAGCACGTCATCAAGGTCGCCAAGAAGTACGGCGTCGAGACCAGCATCTGTGGACAGGCAGGCAGTGACCCGAAGATGGCCAAGATTCTCGTCAGGCTCGGCATCGACAGCATCAGCGCCAACCCCGACGCGGTTGAGCTCATCAGGAAGACCATCGCCCAGGAGGAGCAGAAGATCCTCCTCGAGGCGGCCAGGAAGAGGCTCTTCGAGGAAGAGGACGAGCTCGACTTCTGATTTTCCTTCCCTTCCTTTCTCTTGTCTTTCTCTTCAGCGCAGAGTGAATTCCAACTCGGGCCTTCAAACAACCACTTTGACTTTGATATCAGCGTTTTCGGTCTGTGATTGGCTCTTTTATCCACAATAAACTTTTTATACCAACGTTTCGACAGCCGTCTCAATGAGGCATAAAGTTGAAGCCATGCGCGAGCAAATCCTCAATGGCCCGATAGTAAAAACGCTCATCCTGTTAGCCTACCCGCTGATAATCAACCAGCTCGTTCAGGTTCTTTACAACCTCACCGATACGTTCTGGCTCGGTAAACTCGGCAGGACTGAGCTTTCCGCCCCGGGAACTGCCTGGCCCCTCGTGTGGTTCTTCATGAGCATAGGCATGGGCTTCGCCACTGCTGGCTTCGCCTTCGTGAGCCAGTACGTCGGTGCCAGGGAATATGATAAGGCGAACCGCGCTGCTGGAGCTCTCTACTCCCTCATGCTCATTTTCGCCACAGCAGTTGGTATAACCGGCGTGGTTCTCGCCCCTCAATTGCTCCGCTTGATGAACGTGAGCGATACCATCTACCCCTACGCGCTCAGCTACACGAGGGTCATCTTCGCGGGAATACCCTTCTCCTTCACCCTCTTCGCCTTCAACTTCCTCCTCAGGGCGGTCGGAGATACGAAGACACCGGTCAAGATAAACATCGCCACGGTAATCCTCAATATAATCCTCGACCCCTTATTCATCTTCGGCTGGGGACCGTTTCCAGAACTTGGCGTTGTCGGTGCGGCGATAGCGACGATGCTCTCCAACACGGCTGGTTCCATAGTGGGTGGCTACCTCCTGTTCACGGGTAGGGTGGGAATTCACCTCACTCCCGAGACCCTGAAGCCGGATTTCCACTTCTACTCCCGCATCTTCCGCGTCGGCCTTCCGGCGAGCATCGGAAACTCAACGACAGCTTTGGGCTTCGTTATTCTGACGAGGGTCATCTTTACCATCGGAAAGCTCTACGGGC contains:
- the proS gene encoding proline--tRNA ligase, which encodes MTGKVKREKWSENFSEWYNELIETAGIQDKRYPVKGMNIWLPYGLKIMRNIERFIHEEMARTGHEEVLFPALIPETEFQKEAEHIKGFEDEVYWVTHAGLDPLDVRLILRPTSETAMYSMFSLWIRSHADLPFKIYQIVNVYRYETKHTRPLIRVREISRFFEAHTAHDSYEDAERQIREDLEIFERLAKFLALPYIVSKRPEWDKFPGAYYSLGAEVMMPDGRTLQIGTMHNYRQNFAKAYNIQYETETGEHEYVHQTTFGMSERLLAAVIAIHGDDNGMVLPPTIAPIQVVIVPIPKKDASVDVFAYAREIAEELRNAGIRVHVDERDIRPGRKYYDWELKGVPVRIEVGPKDVEGRKAVIARRDTLTKEVVGRAEIVEAVRRTFDEIMENLYNRAKEFLESHIKRVDTIEEAKAVFEDRRGIVEIPWCGEEECGLKMEEELDAKMLGIPYPLETAKAPEGKKCPVCGREAKFIARFARTY
- the cdr gene encoding CoA-disulfide reductase; amino-acid sequence: MKKTVVIIGGGAAGMSAASRVKRLRPEWDVKVFEATEWVSHAPCGIPYVVEGISPKEKLMHYPPEVFIKKRGIDLHMKAEVIEVEQGNVRVREPDGEHTYEWDYLVFANGASPQVPAIEGIDLPGVFTADLPPDAVAITEYMEKYDVRDVVVIGTGYIALEMAEAFVARGKNVTLIGRSERILRKTFDKEITDIVEEKLKANLNLRLEELTMRFEGDGRVEKVITDAGEYKADLVIVATGIKPNTELARELGVRIGETGAIWTNEKMQTSVENVYAAGDVAETKHLITGRRVWIPLAPPGNKMGYVAGSNIAGKEIHFPGVLGTSITKFLDLEIGKTGLTEAEAIKEGYDVRTAFIKANTKPHYYPGAREIWLKGVVDNETNRLLGVQAVGAEILPRIDTAAAMLTAGFTTKDAFFTDLAYAPPFAPVWDPLIVLARVLKF
- a CDS encoding transcription factor S; its protein translation is MKFCPKCGNLMLPDRKKKVWVCRVCGYEESFDEEKDREKTKITQKVEHKPDEEIVVIEQDVKTLPTTKVTCPKCGNDTAYWWELQTRAGDEPSTIFYKCTKCGHVWRSYE
- a CDS encoding DNA polymerase sliding clamp, coding for MPFEIVFDGAKEFADLIATASNLIDEAAFKVTEEGISMRAMDPSRVVLIDLNLPESIFSKYEVEEPETIGVNMDHFKKILKRGKSKDTLILRKGDENFLEITFEGTAKRTFRLPLIDVEELELDLPELPFTAKVVLLGEVLKEAIKDASLVSDALKFIATENEFTMKAEGETNEVEIRLTLEDEGLLDLEVQEETKSAYGISYLADMVKGIGKADEVTLRFGNEMPLQMDYYIRDEGKLTFLLAPRVEE
- a CDS encoding DNA replication complex subunit Gins51, whose product is MDIIKLREMLEEELSKPELVRIDESFYVDFDSLIKALHLGAESSRERGENLEEAIYLEQLKIAEGLMREIIRLRLHKLVDAVFSGSFSPGELVEEERKLFLILKAFVERKDFGKGVQPQKQVEETEKKADLGSEIVSKESSQKTRIRTAYIVSADLPSILDENLREHGPVTAGDLVVLPESIGEVLVKRGVARRVSIL
- the ppsA gene encoding phosphoenolpyruvate synthase, translating into MSGYRFIKWFEELGKEDVPLVGGKGANLGELTKAGIPVPPGFCVTAEAYKYFVENVKLEDGRTLQEWIMDIISKTNVDDSKQLQENTAKIRQKIIELPMLPEIAEEIERAYKELSQRFNKDAVYVAVRSSATAEDLPEASFAGQQETYLDVYGVDDVIDKVKKCWASLWTARATFYRAKQGFDHSKVYLSAVVQKMVNSEKSGVMFTANPVTNNRNEIMINASWGLGEAVVSGSVTPDEYIVEKGTWKIKEKFIAKKEVMVVRNPETGKGTVYVKVADYLGPEWVEKQVLTDEQIVEVAKMGAKIEEHYGWPQDIEWAYDKDDGKLYIVQSRPITTLKEEAKAEEAAEVEEAEVILKGLGASPGVGAGRVVVIFDASEIDKVKEGDVLVTTMTNPDMVPAMKRASAIVTDEGGRTSHAAIVSRELGIPAVVGTKEATKKLKTGDYVTVDGTRGVVYKGIVKSLVEKKEEQKATGGQVVVAGAPLITATKVKVNVSMPEVAERAAATGADGVGLLRAEHMILSIGQHPIKFIKEGKFDELVEKLAEGIRTVAAAFYPRPVWYRTLDAPTNEFKEMPGGEDEPDERNPMLGWRGIRRGLDQPELLKAEFTAIKKVVEEGYDNIGVMLPLVGHPEQIRKAKEIARSVGLEPHKDVEWGIMIEVPAAALIIEDLIKEGIDFVSFGTNDLTQYTLAIDRDNDRIAHLYDEKHPAVLKLIKHVIKVAKKYGVETSICGQAGSDPKMAKILVRLGIDSISANPDAVELIRKTIAQEEQKILLEAARKRLFEEEDELDF
- a CDS encoding MATE family efflux transporter, with translation MRHKVEAMREQILNGPIVKTLILLAYPLIINQLVQVLYNLTDTFWLGKLGRTELSAPGTAWPLVWFFMSIGMGFATAGFAFVSQYVGAREYDKANRAAGALYSLMLIFATAVGITGVVLAPQLLRLMNVSDTIYPYALSYTRVIFAGIPFSFTLFAFNFLLRAVGDTKTPVKINIATVILNIILDPLFIFGWGPFPELGVVGAAIATMLSNTAGSIVGGYLLFTGRVGIHLTPETLKPDFHFYSRIFRVGLPASIGNSTTALGFVILTRVIFTIGKLYGQTHGIPNFEDVAFATYSITNRLTNFMFAFSDGISMAMGTMVGQAIGAKLYDRAKEIAEKTMVINFTILGVGTLLFIFFRVPIFRFFINDPAVIAESAKVVKYFSASLPFFGIFAAVNNVFQSAGQTKKSMVLGMVRLWGIRLPLSYGLGVLMRDTAGMWLGMGLSNVLGAVMALAWFLKGSWMKAIIEE